In Colwellia sp. PAMC 20917, a single genomic region encodes these proteins:
- a CDS encoding transposase, with protein MPKPRSQQISLSDTPYYHICSQTVRKAFLCGVDKETGVSYAHRRHWIEQRIFTLSQVFAIGICAHAVMNNHLHLVLHVDSEQVNNWTTFEVLSRWHTLFKGTLLTRQYQRQQSLTTFEIEIVEKTAQVYKQRLIDISWFMRALNEPIARQANKEDKCTGHFWEGRFKSQALLDEGALLACMAYVDLNPVRAGIAPTPEQSRFTSIQRRIKAAIMGEQPSRLLPFTGHQQQAKTSGIRFSLKDYLTLVDETGRVIRADKRGAIDNKTANILSRLHISDESWLKLTTNFEGIFTGAVGTAEHLCEFTEHVGLKRAHGKANAQACLNSA; from the coding sequence ATGCCCAAGCCTCGTTCACAACAAATCAGTTTATCTGATACGCCGTATTATCATATTTGCAGTCAAACCGTTCGTAAGGCCTTTTTATGTGGTGTTGATAAAGAAACCGGTGTTAGTTATGCGCACAGGCGTCATTGGATTGAACAGCGTATTTTTACATTATCTCAGGTCTTTGCTATTGGTATTTGTGCTCACGCTGTTATGAATAATCACTTACATTTAGTCCTTCATGTTGATAGTGAACAAGTTAACAACTGGACGACGTTCGAGGTACTGTCCCGTTGGCATACGTTGTTTAAAGGCACCCTGTTAACCCGTCAATATCAGCGACAGCAATCATTAACGACATTCGAAATAGAAATAGTTGAAAAAACAGCACAAGTCTACAAACAGCGTTTAATCGATATCAGTTGGTTTATGCGGGCATTAAACGAGCCTATTGCTCGACAAGCCAATAAAGAAGACAAATGCACAGGGCATTTTTGGGAAGGACGCTTTAAATCACAAGCCCTGCTCGATGAAGGGGCATTACTTGCTTGTATGGCTTATGTAGATTTAAATCCAGTGCGTGCGGGCATTGCCCCAACACCTGAGCAATCGCGTTTTACCAGTATTCAACGGCGTATCAAAGCCGCCATCATGGGAGAGCAACCCTCAAGGTTATTACCTTTTACGGGCCATCAACAGCAAGCTAAAACCTCCGGTATCCGCTTTAGCTTGAAGGACTATTTAACCCTTGTAGATGAAACAGGTCGGGTAATAAGAGCAGACAAACGAGGCGCTATCGATAACAAAACCGCAAATATACTGTCAAGACTTCACATCAGCGACGAAAGTTGGCTCAAACTCACCACAAACTTTGAAGGTATATTCACTGGCGCGGTCGGCACCGCAGAGCATTTGTGTGAATTTACTGAGCACGTAGGGTTAAAGCGAGCACACGGTAAAGCAAATGCCCAAGCTTGTTTGAATAGCGCGTAA